One stretch of Zerene cesonia ecotype Mississippi chromosome 20, Zerene_cesonia_1.1, whole genome shotgun sequence DNA includes these proteins:
- the LOC119834938 gene encoding transmembrane protein 132E isoform X2, with amino-acid sequence MWGLLLLFITGSVLAVEVHFENKDSGFFLKHTARWNGAGPPPEPMGTALPGALLSLDRFTVLQGSAPASVRATYGPFSTKQTVPARYAVPDPLEPPRRNATLLELQDATAHRLDVSAHLVFRELPRDAPVLRVLFHTGGEGGARRAASRLRRVCITLHASLGSKVLTATCGPEGEEGACLAELTVPAAWWPADGKGKRPPRALKLAYSAAEANSGETGEGVCGKVSVQPAWPLGTVTLAGARAGYREARAGDTALLLPRAPLYPHFRLHIPFVVRRDASHSIGHVVIRMKVKSGLRLVSVTAANSHWAVTAEVKPRSATVTATRLDQPLRDDSGLELDEEDTSGAGGPGWEEVLTWLVEVGAEGEGDAEGSEGESGRGTARISWSAKVSSSPSGTSTTEETPHEHRMNTRLDIEKDDIQAVLPISKNWEVLNTAVLTGRQVSQAMKVLIVSQAGQVADVTLQSSCHSEDESVLKVSSSCSSVYVDGSEIRGSSNASVIVKYGTYTGLARFTVWMPEYPLEIDVDDNRLSQIKGWKVLDETNAKDRLKRSLSSRGWGATRPDGPNTLTDQRSCRLRYQQSNVEVYARFLAKDHDSGRVSYFVSRRTWLKVTELVLSLMRVSDPRIASLRNRVLQGRSTGRTEVQVLSPITGRVIGLREVRVVNDKVSITRLLVRVISGLQLNISPDTAIENGYVSETTVTRRLTAQYQEGLLDIDIEFSDGTHTALRDVATSDYHLLVESLDIEVVAFAPMLASVHPRVIAVGEGSGELLRVTLLTPDQCRSGPIRRVALPGKGDAKTPANIKNIPGALATAAASVDVDFSGTDAPQRPDTPQNDDIMARGGIRTGMNDLTDLLKVQAQQYGSIHRPNAAHHPRHIAQKNESQVQIGMTILLGAFCLAIMVFVVSCVVYAYKLKRVNSPGGGVCRNSPGATESGRLQVTNLVGTTLGLAKEKPLRESTTNAHDWVWLGRATIEKNGNRHPTNRNSMQPSDKGNNNQEMRITSNPLNYNYVDPDDAIRDNGNVMVTSFDNPNSIELPSQNEKRDRIIDSTTYCKKPSRHARQNSGDGHWQDPNIQEEYRPPVPPHRNSSTPQPQVPVPPRNSNKILPESVMPPSRRSHSRNHHKKHDREHEPTKRSPENQRHPDRIIDLNKAESPYIPSREIKDQYKRDSYPLRLRNDFDDDPMEKLTNKDDCARLFEFDNDAPLIMENKDYREIVGLNRGTDDSRRTFTKPESPDYMHDSGIGLPDLQMRHKSKSKDANGKGDFVELSNQNKGTPSPEVKRATIVGNPMYSRGAAGAGAGSAGGEPPAEPLGLDDLHMDYDQIMHYFHNLKESNA; translated from the exons GTTCCGTGTTAGCGGTGGAAGTCCATTTTGAGAATAAAGACAGTGGTTTTTTTCTGAAACATACAGCGAGATGGAATGGGGCTGGACCTCCACCGGAGCCCATGGGTACCGCTCTACCTGGTGCTCTTCTTTCTCTCGACCGCTTCACGGTTCTGCAAGGATCAGCTCCAGCGTCAGTAAGAGCGACTTACGGGCCTTTTTCAACCAAGCAAACGGTTCCGGCTCGATATGCCGTACCTGATCCATTAGAACCACCTCGAAGGAACGCAACATTACTTGAGTTACAAGACGCGACTGCTCATAGGCTTGACGTATCCGCCCACCTTGTATTCAGAGAATTACCCCGGGATGCTCCTGTCCTACGGGTTTTATTCCACACTGGTGGCGAAGGAGGTGCACGCAGAGCTGCGTCACGTCTGCGAAGAGTGTGCATAACTCTACACGCAAGCTTAGGATCTAAAGTATTAACCGCAACCTGTGGTCCAGAAGGAGAAGAAGGTGCATGCCTTGCTGAATTGACTGTGCCAGCCGCTTGGTGGCCCGCCGACGGCAAGGGAAAAAGACCTCCACGAGCGCTTAAATTAGCTTATAGTGCAGCAGAAGCTAACAGTGGTGAAACTGGAGAAGGAGTATGTGGAAAAGTGTCAGTTCAACCCGCTTGGCCCTTGGGAACTGTGACGCTAGCCGGTGCACGTGCTGGGTACAGGGAAGCTCGAGCAGGCGACACAGCACTCCTTTTGCCACGCGCACCGTTATATCCTCATTTTCGTTTGCACATTCCATTTGTGGTACGTCGAGATGCCAGTCATTCTATCGGACATGTAGTAATTAG GATGAAAGTGAAATCTGGTTTGAGGTTGGTAAGTGTGACTGCGGCCAACTCTCACTGGGCTGTAACGGCGGAGGTGAAGCCTAGAAGCGCTACTGTGACTGCTACGAGACTTGATCAACCGCTTCGAGATGATAGTGGACTAGAACT GGATGAAGAAGACACCAGTGGTGCAGGTGGCCCAGGGTGGGAAGAGGTCCTGACATGGTTGGTGGAAGTCGGAGCTGAAGGGGAAGGTGACGCTGAGGGTTCGGAGGGTGAATCAGGTCGCGGCACCGCACGCATTAGCTGGTCAGCCAAGGTGTCGTCCTCACCGAGTGGTACTTCCACCACAGAAGAGACCCCCCATGAACATCGAATGAATACTCGACTGGATATTGAAAAGGACGATATTCAAGCTGTATTGCCTATTTCTAAG aaTTGGGAGGTATTAAACACAGCAGTGCTCACCGGGCGCCAGGTGTCTCAAGCAATGAAGGTGCTAATAGTGTCGCAGGCGGGCCAGGTCGCTGACGTCACGTTACAGAGCTCTTGCCATTCGGAGGACGAGAGCGTTCTCAAA GTGTCGTCATCGTGCAGTTCTGTCTATGTGGATGGATCCGAAATTCGAGGTTCTTCAAACGCTTCAGTGATTGTGAAATATGGGACATATACCGGCCTGGCAAGATTCACAGTATGGATGCCGGAGTATCCGCTCGAAATCGACGTGGATGATAATAGACTATCACAAATAAAAG GTTGGAAAGTTTTAGATGAAACGAACGCTAAAGACAGATTAAAAAGGTCTCTCTCGTCGAGGGGGTGGGGAGCAACTAGACCCGATGGCCCTAATACCTTGACGGATCAGCGATCTTGCCGACTCAGATACCAACAAAGCAACGTCGAG GTATATGCGCGTTTCCTGGCCAAGGACCACGACTCCGGCCGCGTGTCTTACTTCGTGTCCCGACGCACGTGGCTCAAAGTGACGGAACTAGTGCTATCTCTGATGCGGGTGTCTGATCCTCGTATTGCGTCGCTAAGGAACCGTGTTCTGCAAGGACGGAGTACTGGCCGCACTGAAGTTCAAGTGCTGTCGCCGATTACtg GACGTGTGATTGGTTTACGCGAAGTCCGTGTGGTCAACGACAAAGTGTCGATTACCCGACTTTTAGTACGAGTGATATCTGGTTTACAACTAAACATTTCTCCTGATACGGCTATTGAAAACGGATACGTGTCTGAAACTACTGTTACGAGACGATTGACAGCCCAATACCAG GAAGGGCTTCTAGATATAGACATCGAGTTCTCAGACGGAACGCACACGGCTCTCCGAGATGTGGCCACGTCTGATTACCACTTGCTCGTGGAAAGTCTGGATATCGAAGTTGTAGCTTTTGCGCCCATGCTTGCTTCGGTCCATCCTAGAGTTATCGCTGTTGGTGAAG GTAGCGGAGAACTATTACGCGTAACTTTACTCACGCCCGACCAGTGTCGCTCCGGGCCGATACGTCGAGTAGCTCTCCCCGGTAAAGGCGACGCTAAAACACCAGCAAATATAAAGAACATTCCTGGAGCTCTGGCCACAGCAGCCGCTAGTGTGGATGTAGACTTCAGTGGAACAGATGCACCACAGAGGCCGGATACACCGCAGAACGATGACATAATGGCTCGGGGTGGCATCAGAACTGGGATGAACGATTTAACGGATTTGCTTAAAG TACAAGCGCAGCAATACGGATCCATTCACCGACCGAACGCTGCGCACCACCCGCGGCATATTGCGCAGAAAAATGAGTCGCAAGTACAAATCG GAATGACTATCTTACTTGGAGCATTTTGTCTGGCGATCatg gtGTTTGTGGTATCCTGTGTTGTATATGCATACAAATTGAAAAGAGTGAACAGTCCAGGAGGAGGGGTTTGTCGAAACAGTCCCGGTGCGACTGAAAGTGGTCGCTTACAAGTTACCAATTTAGTTGGAACTACACTTGGCCTTGCTAAAGAGAAGCCATTGAGGGAATCGACCACTAATGCTCATGACTGGGTGTGGCTTG GAAGGGCAACAATCGAAAAGAATGGAAACCGGCACCCAACCAACAGAAATTCGATGCAACCCAGCGATAAGGGGAATAACAACCAAGAAATGCGTATAACCTCCAACCCCTTGAACTACAACTACGTCGACCCAGACGATGCAATCCGTGACAATGGAAACGTTATGGTCACCAGCTTCGATAACCCCAACTCCATTGAACTACCGTCGCAGAATGAGAAACGTGACAGGATCATAGATTCGACGACATATTGCAAGAAACCCTCGAGGCACGCGCGGCAAAACTCCGGAGACGGTCATTGGCA GGATCCTAACATCCAAGAAGAGTATCGACCCCCAGTGCCACCGCACAGAAACTCTTCAACACCTCAGCCTCAAGTACCGGTGCCACCACGGAATTCCAATAAA ATTTTGCCAGAGTCCGTCATGCCACCTTCCAGACGAAGCCACTCCAGGAATCATCATAAGAAACACGATCGCGAGCACGAACCTACCAAGAGATCTCCGGAAAATCAACGCCACCCAGACCG AATTATTGATCTGAATAAAGCCGAATCCCCATACATACCGAGCCGAGAAATTAAAGATCAATACAAACGCGACTCCTACCCTCTTCGACTCCGCAACGACTTTGACGATGATCCAATGGAAAAGCTTACGAATAAGGACGATTGCGCCAGattatttgagtttgataACGACGCTCCTCTCATTATGGAAAATAAGGACTACCGAGAAATTGTTGGCCTCAACAGAGGAACTGATGACTCACGACGCACCTTCACTAAACCGGAAAGCCCTGACTACATGCACGACTCTGGAATCG GTCTACCTGACTTGCAAATGAGACATAAGAGTAAATCGAAGGATGCTAATGGTAAAGGAGATTTCGTGGAATTGTCCAATCAGAATAAAG GAACCCCGTCTCCCGAAGTGAAGCGCGCCACGATAGTGGGAAACCCAATGTACTCGCGCggggcggcgggcgcgggcgcggggaGCGCGGGGGGCGAGCCGCCGGCCGAGCCGCTCGGCCTCGACGACCTGCACATGGACTACGATCAAATCATGCATTATTTCCATAACCTGAAG GAATCGAACGCCTGA
- the LOC119834938 gene encoding transmembrane protein 132E isoform X1, translating to MWGLLLLFITGSVLAVEVHFENKDSGFFLKHTARWNGAGPPPEPMGTALPGALLSLDRFTVLQGSAPASVRATYGPFSTKQTVPARYAVPDPLEPPRRNATLLELQDATAHRLDVSAHLVFRELPRDAPVLRVLFHTGGEGGARRAASRLRRVCITLHASLGSKVLTATCGPEGEEGACLAELTVPAAWWPADGKGKRPPRALKLAYSAAEANSGETGEGVCGKVSVQPAWPLGTVTLAGARAGYREARAGDTALLLPRAPLYPHFRLHIPFVVRRDASHSIGHVVIRMKVKSGLRLVSVTAANSHWAVTAEVKPRSATVTATRLDQPLRDDSGLELDEEDTSGAGGPGWEEVLTWLVEVGAEGEGDAEGSEGESGRGTARISWSAKVSSSPSGTSTTEETPHEHRMNTRLDIEKDDIQAVLPISKNWEVLNTAVLTGRQVSQAMKVLIVSQAGQVADVTLQSSCHSEDESVLKVSSSCSSVYVDGSEIRGSSNASVIVKYGTYTGLARFTVWMPEYPLEIDVDDNRLSQIKGWKVLDETNAKDRLKRSLSSRGWGATRPDGPNTLTDQRSCRLRYQQSNVEVYARFLAKDHDSGRVSYFVSRRTWLKVTELVLSLMRVSDPRIASLRNRVLQGRSTGRTEVQVLSPITGRVIGLREVRVVNDKVSITRLLVRVISGLQLNISPDTAIENGYVSETTVTRRLTAQYQEGLLDIDIEFSDGTHTALRDVATSDYHLLVESLDIEVVAFAPMLASVHPRVIAVGEGSGELLRVTLLTPDQCRSGPIRRVALPGKGDAKTPANIKNIPGALATAAASVDVDFSGTDAPQRPDTPQNDDIMARGGIRTGMNDLTDLLKDISRIKDENNHNPTVQAQQYGSIHRPNAAHHPRHIAQKNESQVQIGMTILLGAFCLAIMVFVVSCVVYAYKLKRVNSPGGGVCRNSPGATESGRLQVTNLVGTTLGLAKEKPLRESTTNAHDWVWLGRATIEKNGNRHPTNRNSMQPSDKGNNNQEMRITSNPLNYNYVDPDDAIRDNGNVMVTSFDNPNSIELPSQNEKRDRIIDSTTYCKKPSRHARQNSGDGHWQDPNIQEEYRPPVPPHRNSSTPQPQVPVPPRNSNKILPESVMPPSRRSHSRNHHKKHDREHEPTKRSPENQRHPDRIIDLNKAESPYIPSREIKDQYKRDSYPLRLRNDFDDDPMEKLTNKDDCARLFEFDNDAPLIMENKDYREIVGLNRGTDDSRRTFTKPESPDYMHDSGIGLPDLQMRHKSKSKDANGKGDFVELSNQNKGTPSPEVKRATIVGNPMYSRGAAGAGAGSAGGEPPAEPLGLDDLHMDYDQIMHYFHNLKESNA from the exons GTTCCGTGTTAGCGGTGGAAGTCCATTTTGAGAATAAAGACAGTGGTTTTTTTCTGAAACATACAGCGAGATGGAATGGGGCTGGACCTCCACCGGAGCCCATGGGTACCGCTCTACCTGGTGCTCTTCTTTCTCTCGACCGCTTCACGGTTCTGCAAGGATCAGCTCCAGCGTCAGTAAGAGCGACTTACGGGCCTTTTTCAACCAAGCAAACGGTTCCGGCTCGATATGCCGTACCTGATCCATTAGAACCACCTCGAAGGAACGCAACATTACTTGAGTTACAAGACGCGACTGCTCATAGGCTTGACGTATCCGCCCACCTTGTATTCAGAGAATTACCCCGGGATGCTCCTGTCCTACGGGTTTTATTCCACACTGGTGGCGAAGGAGGTGCACGCAGAGCTGCGTCACGTCTGCGAAGAGTGTGCATAACTCTACACGCAAGCTTAGGATCTAAAGTATTAACCGCAACCTGTGGTCCAGAAGGAGAAGAAGGTGCATGCCTTGCTGAATTGACTGTGCCAGCCGCTTGGTGGCCCGCCGACGGCAAGGGAAAAAGACCTCCACGAGCGCTTAAATTAGCTTATAGTGCAGCAGAAGCTAACAGTGGTGAAACTGGAGAAGGAGTATGTGGAAAAGTGTCAGTTCAACCCGCTTGGCCCTTGGGAACTGTGACGCTAGCCGGTGCACGTGCTGGGTACAGGGAAGCTCGAGCAGGCGACACAGCACTCCTTTTGCCACGCGCACCGTTATATCCTCATTTTCGTTTGCACATTCCATTTGTGGTACGTCGAGATGCCAGTCATTCTATCGGACATGTAGTAATTAG GATGAAAGTGAAATCTGGTTTGAGGTTGGTAAGTGTGACTGCGGCCAACTCTCACTGGGCTGTAACGGCGGAGGTGAAGCCTAGAAGCGCTACTGTGACTGCTACGAGACTTGATCAACCGCTTCGAGATGATAGTGGACTAGAACT GGATGAAGAAGACACCAGTGGTGCAGGTGGCCCAGGGTGGGAAGAGGTCCTGACATGGTTGGTGGAAGTCGGAGCTGAAGGGGAAGGTGACGCTGAGGGTTCGGAGGGTGAATCAGGTCGCGGCACCGCACGCATTAGCTGGTCAGCCAAGGTGTCGTCCTCACCGAGTGGTACTTCCACCACAGAAGAGACCCCCCATGAACATCGAATGAATACTCGACTGGATATTGAAAAGGACGATATTCAAGCTGTATTGCCTATTTCTAAG aaTTGGGAGGTATTAAACACAGCAGTGCTCACCGGGCGCCAGGTGTCTCAAGCAATGAAGGTGCTAATAGTGTCGCAGGCGGGCCAGGTCGCTGACGTCACGTTACAGAGCTCTTGCCATTCGGAGGACGAGAGCGTTCTCAAA GTGTCGTCATCGTGCAGTTCTGTCTATGTGGATGGATCCGAAATTCGAGGTTCTTCAAACGCTTCAGTGATTGTGAAATATGGGACATATACCGGCCTGGCAAGATTCACAGTATGGATGCCGGAGTATCCGCTCGAAATCGACGTGGATGATAATAGACTATCACAAATAAAAG GTTGGAAAGTTTTAGATGAAACGAACGCTAAAGACAGATTAAAAAGGTCTCTCTCGTCGAGGGGGTGGGGAGCAACTAGACCCGATGGCCCTAATACCTTGACGGATCAGCGATCTTGCCGACTCAGATACCAACAAAGCAACGTCGAG GTATATGCGCGTTTCCTGGCCAAGGACCACGACTCCGGCCGCGTGTCTTACTTCGTGTCCCGACGCACGTGGCTCAAAGTGACGGAACTAGTGCTATCTCTGATGCGGGTGTCTGATCCTCGTATTGCGTCGCTAAGGAACCGTGTTCTGCAAGGACGGAGTACTGGCCGCACTGAAGTTCAAGTGCTGTCGCCGATTACtg GACGTGTGATTGGTTTACGCGAAGTCCGTGTGGTCAACGACAAAGTGTCGATTACCCGACTTTTAGTACGAGTGATATCTGGTTTACAACTAAACATTTCTCCTGATACGGCTATTGAAAACGGATACGTGTCTGAAACTACTGTTACGAGACGATTGACAGCCCAATACCAG GAAGGGCTTCTAGATATAGACATCGAGTTCTCAGACGGAACGCACACGGCTCTCCGAGATGTGGCCACGTCTGATTACCACTTGCTCGTGGAAAGTCTGGATATCGAAGTTGTAGCTTTTGCGCCCATGCTTGCTTCGGTCCATCCTAGAGTTATCGCTGTTGGTGAAG GTAGCGGAGAACTATTACGCGTAACTTTACTCACGCCCGACCAGTGTCGCTCCGGGCCGATACGTCGAGTAGCTCTCCCCGGTAAAGGCGACGCTAAAACACCAGCAAATATAAAGAACATTCCTGGAGCTCTGGCCACAGCAGCCGCTAGTGTGGATGTAGACTTCAGTGGAACAGATGCACCACAGAGGCCGGATACACCGCAGAACGATGACATAATGGCTCGGGGTGGCATCAGAACTGGGATGAACGATTTAACGGATTTGCTTAAAG ATATTTCACGTATTAAAGATGAAAACAACCACAATCCCACAGTACAAGCGCAGCAATACGGATCCATTCACCGACCGAACGCTGCGCACCACCCGCGGCATATTGCGCAGAAAAATGAGTCGCAAGTACAAATCG GAATGACTATCTTACTTGGAGCATTTTGTCTGGCGATCatg gtGTTTGTGGTATCCTGTGTTGTATATGCATACAAATTGAAAAGAGTGAACAGTCCAGGAGGAGGGGTTTGTCGAAACAGTCCCGGTGCGACTGAAAGTGGTCGCTTACAAGTTACCAATTTAGTTGGAACTACACTTGGCCTTGCTAAAGAGAAGCCATTGAGGGAATCGACCACTAATGCTCATGACTGGGTGTGGCTTG GAAGGGCAACAATCGAAAAGAATGGAAACCGGCACCCAACCAACAGAAATTCGATGCAACCCAGCGATAAGGGGAATAACAACCAAGAAATGCGTATAACCTCCAACCCCTTGAACTACAACTACGTCGACCCAGACGATGCAATCCGTGACAATGGAAACGTTATGGTCACCAGCTTCGATAACCCCAACTCCATTGAACTACCGTCGCAGAATGAGAAACGTGACAGGATCATAGATTCGACGACATATTGCAAGAAACCCTCGAGGCACGCGCGGCAAAACTCCGGAGACGGTCATTGGCA GGATCCTAACATCCAAGAAGAGTATCGACCCCCAGTGCCACCGCACAGAAACTCTTCAACACCTCAGCCTCAAGTACCGGTGCCACCACGGAATTCCAATAAA ATTTTGCCAGAGTCCGTCATGCCACCTTCCAGACGAAGCCACTCCAGGAATCATCATAAGAAACACGATCGCGAGCACGAACCTACCAAGAGATCTCCGGAAAATCAACGCCACCCAGACCG AATTATTGATCTGAATAAAGCCGAATCCCCATACATACCGAGCCGAGAAATTAAAGATCAATACAAACGCGACTCCTACCCTCTTCGACTCCGCAACGACTTTGACGATGATCCAATGGAAAAGCTTACGAATAAGGACGATTGCGCCAGattatttgagtttgataACGACGCTCCTCTCATTATGGAAAATAAGGACTACCGAGAAATTGTTGGCCTCAACAGAGGAACTGATGACTCACGACGCACCTTCACTAAACCGGAAAGCCCTGACTACATGCACGACTCTGGAATCG GTCTACCTGACTTGCAAATGAGACATAAGAGTAAATCGAAGGATGCTAATGGTAAAGGAGATTTCGTGGAATTGTCCAATCAGAATAAAG GAACCCCGTCTCCCGAAGTGAAGCGCGCCACGATAGTGGGAAACCCAATGTACTCGCGCggggcggcgggcgcgggcgcggggaGCGCGGGGGGCGAGCCGCCGGCCGAGCCGCTCGGCCTCGACGACCTGCACATGGACTACGATCAAATCATGCATTATTTCCATAACCTGAAG GAATCGAACGCCTGA